A window of Alkalinema sp. FACHB-956 genomic DNA:
GCTTAGGCTGGATCGCCTCGTCAATGGATTCTAATTAATACTTCAATACGAATTAATATTCCAGCACGAAGGTCTGGTAATCCGATCGATTCAGGACAGGGAGGTGTAAAGCGGGCTTGGACTCTGTACGGGTGGACTCAGGACTGGTCACCGCACTGGCAGACAAGGCGGTAGACAAGGCTGACTGCTCCAATTCCACGGCTTTCTGGGCCAACTGTTCCAGCCGCTGCTCGATCTGGAGGCGACGCTGTTCGATCGTGGCCAGTTCGTTTTCTAGGCGGCTTTTTTCGATCGCCATTTTGTACAGATCCAGGTATTGACTCGCCTCGGTTTTGGGACGGGGCATAGTGCTGATTTTGGAATGGATGGCATGGGGGGGACGTCGCATGCAAAGGGTCTCCTAAAAGGTCAGTTTTAGAATTCCCCCTGTAGAGTGATTTATCACGTTTTGAGAAAATAAATTTCTAAAATGGTGGCAGAAAGATTGCACATCCGTGTCGTAATTCAAGTCGTAATTCAAGTCGTAATTCAAGCAGTGAACCAGGTATGGCCAGAACACGATCGCAGACAGTTTCGTTTTACTCACTCAAATGGGTTAGACGACTTTTTGGGAATGGGTTGACGGTTGGTCAGGTAGCCGTGGGACAAGTGGGGCGTGGGCGCACTGTTGGCCTCATTTGTCTACTGGGTGGATGCTTCAGCAGCATTGGTGTAGATGCCGCGATCGCAACTTCCCGGCGACCGCAACTTCCGAATGCATCCCAAGCGAAAGCCATTTGTGCAGCGAGTCCCTTGTTGCTGGAAGTGAATCCTTTGGCGGCGGATGCTTGGCCGAAATACGACCCGTCGGTACAGTTATTTGACTTGCCAAAAACGCCTGCCGCCTTCTATGAAATAGCCCAGAACTCCTATGATTCAGATATCCGGCTAGCTGCGATCAGTCGCGCGATCGAACTGGCTCCCAACTATGTCGATGCGTACCAGCAGCGGGGCTGGCTGAGGCAGCGAGATTTTAGAGATTTTGCGAGTGCGATCGCGGACTACCGCCGGGTGTTGGAACTGGAGCCGGAGCATGAGGAAGTTCAGGTGCGTCTGGTGCAGAGTCTGGAAGGATTAGGAAACTGGAAAGGCGCGATCGCGGAGTACGATCGCCTCGTTGCTAAACGTCCCAACGGTTTTGAATATCGGCTCCACCGCGCCTATGCTTACCAGCAACTCCAAAATTGGCAAAGCGCGATTCAGGACTACACCCAAGCCATTAAATTGGTGGGCAAAAAACAAAGCAATGACAAAAATTGGGCGTTTTTGCTAGGTTGGGTCAATACGGATCTCCATAAGCTTTATATGGATCGGGGGAATTTGTATGCCTTAGCCAATCAACGATCGCAGGCTTTAGCGGACTACGATCGGGCGCTCAACAGTACCTCTTCACGCTTCGAAAAGTCTGATATTTATAAGCAGCGCTGTAAGTTGCACGTTGCGTTAGGGGATGTGTCCCAAGCCAAAGCCGACGCTCGACAAGCTGAGTGGTATCTGACCCAAGGCAAGCCGTTGGCACAAGTTTCTGCGAACTTTCCTCTACCCAAAACGGGCGTCCAAGTTGAAATTCCTACGATGAAGCTGGCTGAAACAGCCCCCGAATTGATTCGGGTGGGTTTGGATTTATGGGTACGCAATCAAGAGAGTGATTTCTTGGAGGCAGCGGTTACTAAGGATCCTAACTATGCGCCTGCCTACTATCATCGGGGTAGCCAGCGGCTCAAAGCGGGACGGGTGGATGGGGCGATCGCGGATTTTGACAAAGCTATTCAACTCAATCCCAAGTTTTCTTTGGCCTATCAAGCGAGGGGATCTGCTTATTTAAAGCAGCAAAAGTTTGATAGCGCGATCGCGGATTTCAACCAAGTTTTGGACGTTGATCCGAATTTTTCCCTGGCGTTAATCGATCGTGCCCAAGCCTATCAACAAACAAAACAAATGGCAGCGGCAATGCAAGATTTAAATCGGGCGATCGCGGTCGATCCGTTTTCGGAGCTTGCGTTGAGCGATCGGGCAGAACTGCGCGAAGCCACGGGGGATTTGGCAGGTTCGCTAACGGATAACCGTCGGGTGAAGCAGTTACAACGACGCTGGTTCAACCTAGCAAATCGTTGGTCTTTGCCTGCCCGCCTGCCGGAGCGCAGAAAACGATAGGCCATCGGCCATCATCTGTCCAAAGTGGGGGAGCCTCTGCCCCATCACGCCAGCACAACGTAGACAAAGTTCTGGAATGGTGATGATCAGTAACGAAAAACTACATTTTCAAACTTCAGGAAATCAACAGGCTACAACTGAATTTATCCTCCATCATCCCTGAATTTTTCGCGTTGCTGCTGCGTGACTTTGCCCTATGGAAATCGCCTCTCCCGTCATTCTTCTCATCCATGGTTTGCCGTTCAGATGGATAGTTACGATCGTGCTTGGGGCTACTGTACTCACTGGAGGTTGCTCAATCCTCGATCGTGGACAATCTGCGCTCAATCCTAAACCTCAAGCTACGGCCCTTGCAGATCCTCAAACGAAAGCACAAACTTCAACACAGGTTAAAACGCAAGCTAAAACGCAGGCTAAACAGCAGGTCAAAACGCAAGCTAAAGCGGCCCCGCTCAGTCCGGCCCAAAGTAAAGCGATGGCTTTTAATAATCAAGGGGTTGGTAAAATTGCCAACGCTAATTATCAAGGAGCCATTCAAGATTTGAATCAAGCGATCAAATGGAATTCCAAACTTGCAGAAGCTTACTTGAACAGAGGCATTGCTTATTCTAGTCTAGACAATTCGACGGCAGCCTTCAAAGACTTTAACGCAGCGATCAAACTAAACCGTACCTTCGCCTTGGCCTATCTCAACCGGGCGGATGAATATGTCAAATGGGGCAACCGAACCCAGGCAATCGCGGATCTTCGTAAAGCTACTGATCTGTTAACGAAACAGGGGGATTCAGCCAATGCTCAGGTGGCCAAAGCCAGTCTCCAGCAATTAGAGAATCCGAATGCAGAGAATTCTAATGCATCCACGCTCCTAGCTTCAGCCAGCGATTCCACCCCATCCATGCCCCGATCGGCTGAACTGACCTTGGTTCAACATCTCAACAAGATCAATGCAAAGATGTATGGAACCTATTGGTGCTCTGCTTGTAACTGGCAGAAAGAACTGTTTCGGGAAGGCCGCCATCAATTTAATTACATCGAATGTGATCCGAGGGGGACAACACCCCAACCCGATCGGTGTGATGCTGCGGGAATTGAAGCCTATCCCACCTGGGAAATTAATGGGGAATACCGTCGAGGAGGCTTGTCTCTGGAGGAATTAGCGGATTTGTCGGGATATCAAGGCCCGCGCAATTTTAGTGAATAGCCTGCTCAGCTTGAATGATTTCCAGCTTGAATAATTTTAATCTTTACTCAGTTCTGGCTCCACAATGGCAAAAAAGTTCCTGATATTGCTGCTGTTCGGCTTGGGCAGTTTCCTGTCAGTGATGGTGGTTCACTGGCTTAGCCAAAGTCCCTTGGCGAGAAGTTTTGACGGATTGGTGAACGGTTTGGCAATGCAATATCGCCTGTGGTTTCGCCAGCAGCAAGCCCATGGTTTACCGACGCTCATCAGCCTCTCTTTTGTGGGGGGATTGGTGGCCAGCATTTCGCCCTGTATTTTATCGTTACTTCCAGTCAATCTGAGTTACATTGGCACTCGCAATATTCAATCCCGTTGGGATGCATTTGCAAAGGCAGGATTTTTTGTGTTGGGAGTTGTAACGATTCTCAGCCTATTTGGTGTTTTCTCTTCCCTTGCAGGGTTTGTTTCAATTAAGTTCACAGGTTACTTTCAGCTTGGGGTGGGTCTGCTGATTATTCTGATGGGGTTGAGTTTAGCGAATATCATTCATCTGCCCCAATTCCCGAGATTATTTGCAGATAGTATGACTCCGCGTCAGACGATCGATCGACCTTGGTTGCAGGCGTTGTTCACAGGCCCCTATGGGGTTGGGCTGACCTTTGCCTTGATCAGTTCTCCCTGCACCAAATAACAAACCTTTGTTTGTCTACTATGAAAGTAAAGTTTCATTTCCGATTCTGTTTTTTTATCCAGAATCAAATTTTGGTGGAGAAAATCTGACAGAACCAAATTATAAAAAACTTAATAAATCAATTCAGTTCCAAAATAAAAATAATTTAATGTTATTTCCTCCCATTCCCTATGGAGTAAACGAAGACAATCTAGAAAGTTTAGAAGAGGGCAGTAATCCCCCAAGTAAACCTTCGCTCATCCATTGGTTTGGAACAGA
This region includes:
- a CDS encoding gas vesicle protein — protein: MRRPPHAIHSKISTMPRPKTEASQYLDLYKMAIEKSRLENELATIEQRRLQIEQRLEQLAQKAVELEQSALSTALSASAVTSPESTRTESKPALHLPVLNRSDYQTFVLEY
- a CDS encoding tetratricopeptide repeat protein, coding for MTVGQVAVGQVGRGRTVGLICLLGGCFSSIGVDAAIATSRRPQLPNASQAKAICAASPLLLEVNPLAADAWPKYDPSVQLFDLPKTPAAFYEIAQNSYDSDIRLAAISRAIELAPNYVDAYQQRGWLRQRDFRDFASAIADYRRVLELEPEHEEVQVRLVQSLEGLGNWKGAIAEYDRLVAKRPNGFEYRLHRAYAYQQLQNWQSAIQDYTQAIKLVGKKQSNDKNWAFLLGWVNTDLHKLYMDRGNLYALANQRSQALADYDRALNSTSSRFEKSDIYKQRCKLHVALGDVSQAKADARQAEWYLTQGKPLAQVSANFPLPKTGVQVEIPTMKLAETAPELIRVGLDLWVRNQESDFLEAAVTKDPNYAPAYYHRGSQRLKAGRVDGAIADFDKAIQLNPKFSLAYQARGSAYLKQQKFDSAIADFNQVLDVDPNFSLALIDRAQAYQQTKQMAAAMQDLNRAIAVDPFSELALSDRAELREATGDLAGSLTDNRRVKQLQRRWFNLANRWSLPARLPERRKR
- a CDS encoding cytochrome c biogenesis protein CcdA is translated as MAKKFLILLLFGLGSFLSVMVVHWLSQSPLARSFDGLVNGLAMQYRLWFRQQQAHGLPTLISLSFVGGLVASISPCILSLLPVNLSYIGTRNIQSRWDAFAKAGFFVLGVVTILSLFGVFSSLAGFVSIKFTGYFQLGVGLLIILMGLSLANIIHLPQFPRLFADSMTPRQTIDRPWLQALFTGPYGVGLTFALISSPCTK